One window of Theropithecus gelada isolate Dixy chromosome 4, Tgel_1.0, whole genome shotgun sequence genomic DNA carries:
- the KIAA1586 gene encoding E3 SUMO-protein ligase KIAA1586 homolog isoform X1, whose translation MGDPGSEIIESVPPAGPEASESTTDENEDDIQFVSEGPSRPVLEYIDLVCGDNENPSTYYSDILFPKMPKRQGDFLHFLNMKKVKTDTENNEVSKNHCELSKAKEPHFEYIEPPIIEEKPSRSSKEEIDNLVLPDCWNEKQAFMFTEQYKWLEIKEGKLGCKDCSTVRHLGSKAEKHVHVSKEWIAYLVTPNGSNKTTRQASLRKKIREHDVSKAHGKIQDLLKESTNDSISNLVHKQNNKNIDATVKVFNTVYSLVKHNRPLSDIEGAIELQEKNGEVNCLNTRYSATRIAEHIAKEMKMKIFKNIIEENAKICIIIDEASTVSKKSTLVIYLQCTIQSAPAPIMLFVALKELVSTTAEYIFNTLLTTLNDCGFTNEYLKANLIAFCSDGANTILGRKSGVATKLLENFPEIIIWNCLNHRLQLSLDDSISEIKQINHLKIFLDKIYSIYHQPNKNQTNPLGTVAKELETEIIKIGRVMGPRWAACSLQAATAVWHAYPILYMHFSHSFCGLAKRLANINFLQDLALMIDILEEFSVLSTALQSRSTNIQKAQKLIKRTIRALENLKIGTGKYESQIEDLIKSDKFKDIPFNKNNKFNALPRNILLDNIIQHMNLRLLSDGNHESIFNYFDLLEPSTWPYEEITSPWIAGEKKLFHLCEILKCEVDLNDFREFVNNNIKSNNVSIPATIQKAKKIVSTIAINSAEAERGFHLMNIICTRVRNSLTIDHVSDLMTINLLGKELADWDATPFVKSWSNCNHRLATDTRVRQKSTKVFHENQLALWNLQ comes from the exons ATGGGAGACCCGGGGTCGGAG ATAATAGAATCTGTCCCTCCAGCTGGCCCTGAGGCATCTGAGTCAACAACGGATGAAAATGAAGACGACATTCAGTTTGTCAGT GAAGGACCATCGAGACCTGTTCTTGAATACATCGATCTGGTCTGTGGTGATAATGAAAACCCTAGCACCTATTATAGTGAT attctGTTTCCTAAAATGCCAAAACGACAGggtgattttttgcattttttaaatatgaagaaggtgaaaacagacacagaaaataatGAAGTGAGCAAAAATCATTGTGAATTGTCTAAGGCAAAGGAACCACATTTCGAGTATATTGAACCACCAATCATTGAAGAAAAGCCATCACGTTCatcaaaggaagaaatagataatcttGTGCTTCCAGATTGTTGGAATGAAAAACAAGCATTTATGTTTACAGAGCAATACAAATGGCTTGAAATAAAAGAAGGTAAATTAGGATGTAAGGATTGTTCAACAGTTCGGCATTTGGGATCGAAAGCAGAAAAGCATGTCCATGTGTCCAAGGAATGGATTGCATATTTAGTAACCCCTAATGGCAGTAATAAAACTACTAGGCAAGCTTCTCTACGAAAAAAAATTAGGGAACATGATGTTTCTAAAGCCCATGGTAAAATTCAGGATTTGTTAAAGGAATCAACAAATGATTCAATTTCTAATTTAGtgcataaacaaaataataaaaatattgatgctACTGTAAAAGTTTTCAATACTGTTTACAGTTTAGTAAAACATAATAGACCTTTATCTGATATTGAGGGGGCAATagaattacaggaaaaaaatggagaggTAAATTGTTTGAATACACGTTACAGTGCAACAAGAATAGCAGaacatattgcaaaagaaatgaagatgaagatatttaagaatattataGAAGAGAATGCCAAAATCTGTATCATAATTGATGAGGCATCTACAGTTTCAAAGAAAAGCACCCTAGTGATTTATCTCCAGTGCACAATTCAGTCAGCTCCTGCACCTATTATGTTATTTGTGGCTTTAAAAGAATTGGTGTCAACTACAGCAGAGTATATTTTCAATACATTATTGACTACTTTAAATGATTGTGGTTTTACAAATGAATATTTGAAAGCAAATTTAATTGCATTTTGTTCTGATGGTGCTAATACAATCCTGGGAAGAAAGTCTGGAGTAGCTACAAAATTGTTAGAAAATTTTCCTGAAATCATCATTTGGAACTGTTTAAATCATCGATTACAATTGTCACTTGATGATTCtatatctgaaataaaacaaattaatcatttaaaaatatttcttgataaaatttattctatttatcaTCAACCTAATAAAAATCAAACCAACCCTCTAGGAACTGTAGCTAAAGAACTTGAaactgaaattattaaaattggtCGGGTAATGGGACCAAGATGGGCAGCATGTAGTTTACAAGCTGCTACTGCTGTATGGCATGCATATCctatattatatatgcatttttctcattctttctgtgGTTTGGCAAAGAGATTAGCTAACATTAATTTCTTACAAGACCTTGCTTTAATGATTGACATTCTTGAAGAATTTTCAGTACTTTCAACTGCATTACAGTCAAGATCAACTAATATTCAGAAAGCACAAAAATTGATCAAACGTACCATAAGAgctttggaaaatttaaaaattggtactGGAAAGTATGAATCTCAAATTGAAGATTTGATCAAGTCAGATAAGTTTAAAGATATtccatttaataaaaacaataaatttaatgCTCTTCCTAGGAATATATTACTAGACAATATAATTCAGCACATGAACCTACGCCTTTTATCTGACGGAAACcatgaaagtatttttaattactttgatTTGCTAGAACCTTCTACATGGCCTTATGAAGAAATAACTTCACCATGGATAGCtggtgaaaaaaaattatttcatttgtgtgaaattttaaaatgtgaagttgATTTGAATGATTTTCGGgaatttgtaaataataatataaaatcaaaCAATGTTTCAATTCCTGCAACTAtacaaaaagctaaaaagataGTTAGCACCATTGCAATCAATAGTGCTGAAGCTGAAAGGGGTTTCCATTTAATGAACATAATTTGTACAAGGGTGAGAAATAGTTTGACAATAGATCATGTGTCAGATTTAATGACAATAAATTTATTGGGGAAAGAACTAGCAGATTGGGATGCAACACCATTTGTAAAATCCTGGTCAAATTGCAACCACAGGTTGGCTACAGATACAAGAGTTCGGCAAAAGTCAACAAAAGTCTTCCATGAGAATCAATTGGCTTTATGGAACTTACAATAG
- the KIAA1586 gene encoding E3 SUMO-protein ligase KIAA1586 homolog isoform X2, whose translation MGDPGSEIIESVPPAGPEASESTTDENEDDIQFVSILFPKMPKRQGDFLHFLNMKKVKTDTENNEVSKNHCELSKAKEPHFEYIEPPIIEEKPSRSSKEEIDNLVLPDCWNEKQAFMFTEQYKWLEIKEGKLGCKDCSTVRHLGSKAEKHVHVSKEWIAYLVTPNGSNKTTRQASLRKKIREHDVSKAHGKIQDLLKESTNDSISNLVHKQNNKNIDATVKVFNTVYSLVKHNRPLSDIEGAIELQEKNGEVNCLNTRYSATRIAEHIAKEMKMKIFKNIIEENAKICIIIDEASTVSKKSTLVIYLQCTIQSAPAPIMLFVALKELVSTTAEYIFNTLLTTLNDCGFTNEYLKANLIAFCSDGANTILGRKSGVATKLLENFPEIIIWNCLNHRLQLSLDDSISEIKQINHLKIFLDKIYSIYHQPNKNQTNPLGTVAKELETEIIKIGRVMGPRWAACSLQAATAVWHAYPILYMHFSHSFCGLAKRLANINFLQDLALMIDILEEFSVLSTALQSRSTNIQKAQKLIKRTIRALENLKIGTGKYESQIEDLIKSDKFKDIPFNKNNKFNALPRNILLDNIIQHMNLRLLSDGNHESIFNYFDLLEPSTWPYEEITSPWIAGEKKLFHLCEILKCEVDLNDFREFVNNNIKSNNVSIPATIQKAKKIVSTIAINSAEAERGFHLMNIICTRVRNSLTIDHVSDLMTINLLGKELADWDATPFVKSWSNCNHRLATDTRVRQKSTKVFHENQLALWNLQ comes from the exons ATGGGAGACCCGGGGTCGGAG ATAATAGAATCTGTCCCTCCAGCTGGCCCTGAGGCATCTGAGTCAACAACGGATGAAAATGAAGACGACATTCAGTTTGTCAGT attctGTTTCCTAAAATGCCAAAACGACAGggtgattttttgcattttttaaatatgaagaaggtgaaaacagacacagaaaataatGAAGTGAGCAAAAATCATTGTGAATTGTCTAAGGCAAAGGAACCACATTTCGAGTATATTGAACCACCAATCATTGAAGAAAAGCCATCACGTTCatcaaaggaagaaatagataatcttGTGCTTCCAGATTGTTGGAATGAAAAACAAGCATTTATGTTTACAGAGCAATACAAATGGCTTGAAATAAAAGAAGGTAAATTAGGATGTAAGGATTGTTCAACAGTTCGGCATTTGGGATCGAAAGCAGAAAAGCATGTCCATGTGTCCAAGGAATGGATTGCATATTTAGTAACCCCTAATGGCAGTAATAAAACTACTAGGCAAGCTTCTCTACGAAAAAAAATTAGGGAACATGATGTTTCTAAAGCCCATGGTAAAATTCAGGATTTGTTAAAGGAATCAACAAATGATTCAATTTCTAATTTAGtgcataaacaaaataataaaaatattgatgctACTGTAAAAGTTTTCAATACTGTTTACAGTTTAGTAAAACATAATAGACCTTTATCTGATATTGAGGGGGCAATagaattacaggaaaaaaatggagaggTAAATTGTTTGAATACACGTTACAGTGCAACAAGAATAGCAGaacatattgcaaaagaaatgaagatgaagatatttaagaatattataGAAGAGAATGCCAAAATCTGTATCATAATTGATGAGGCATCTACAGTTTCAAAGAAAAGCACCCTAGTGATTTATCTCCAGTGCACAATTCAGTCAGCTCCTGCACCTATTATGTTATTTGTGGCTTTAAAAGAATTGGTGTCAACTACAGCAGAGTATATTTTCAATACATTATTGACTACTTTAAATGATTGTGGTTTTACAAATGAATATTTGAAAGCAAATTTAATTGCATTTTGTTCTGATGGTGCTAATACAATCCTGGGAAGAAAGTCTGGAGTAGCTACAAAATTGTTAGAAAATTTTCCTGAAATCATCATTTGGAACTGTTTAAATCATCGATTACAATTGTCACTTGATGATTCtatatctgaaataaaacaaattaatcatttaaaaatatttcttgataaaatttattctatttatcaTCAACCTAATAAAAATCAAACCAACCCTCTAGGAACTGTAGCTAAAGAACTTGAaactgaaattattaaaattggtCGGGTAATGGGACCAAGATGGGCAGCATGTAGTTTACAAGCTGCTACTGCTGTATGGCATGCATATCctatattatatatgcatttttctcattctttctgtgGTTTGGCAAAGAGATTAGCTAACATTAATTTCTTACAAGACCTTGCTTTAATGATTGACATTCTTGAAGAATTTTCAGTACTTTCAACTGCATTACAGTCAAGATCAACTAATATTCAGAAAGCACAAAAATTGATCAAACGTACCATAAGAgctttggaaaatttaaaaattggtactGGAAAGTATGAATCTCAAATTGAAGATTTGATCAAGTCAGATAAGTTTAAAGATATtccatttaataaaaacaataaatttaatgCTCTTCCTAGGAATATATTACTAGACAATATAATTCAGCACATGAACCTACGCCTTTTATCTGACGGAAACcatgaaagtatttttaattactttgatTTGCTAGAACCTTCTACATGGCCTTATGAAGAAATAACTTCACCATGGATAGCtggtgaaaaaaaattatttcatttgtgtgaaattttaaaatgtgaagttgATTTGAATGATTTTCGGgaatttgtaaataataatataaaatcaaaCAATGTTTCAATTCCTGCAACTAtacaaaaagctaaaaagataGTTAGCACCATTGCAATCAATAGTGCTGAAGCTGAAAGGGGTTTCCATTTAATGAACATAATTTGTACAAGGGTGAGAAATAGTTTGACAATAGATCATGTGTCAGATTTAATGACAATAAATTTATTGGGGAAAGAACTAGCAGATTGGGATGCAACACCATTTGTAAAATCCTGGTCAAATTGCAACCACAGGTTGGCTACAGATACAAGAGTTCGGCAAAAGTCAACAAAAGTCTTCCATGAGAATCAATTGGCTTTATGGAACTTACAATAG
- the KIAA1586 gene encoding E3 SUMO-protein ligase KIAA1586 homolog isoform X3 translates to MPKRQGDFLHFLNMKKVKTDTENNEVSKNHCELSKAKEPHFEYIEPPIIEEKPSRSSKEEIDNLVLPDCWNEKQAFMFTEQYKWLEIKEGKLGCKDCSTVRHLGSKAEKHVHVSKEWIAYLVTPNGSNKTTRQASLRKKIREHDVSKAHGKIQDLLKESTNDSISNLVHKQNNKNIDATVKVFNTVYSLVKHNRPLSDIEGAIELQEKNGEVNCLNTRYSATRIAEHIAKEMKMKIFKNIIEENAKICIIIDEASTVSKKSTLVIYLQCTIQSAPAPIMLFVALKELVSTTAEYIFNTLLTTLNDCGFTNEYLKANLIAFCSDGANTILGRKSGVATKLLENFPEIIIWNCLNHRLQLSLDDSISEIKQINHLKIFLDKIYSIYHQPNKNQTNPLGTVAKELETEIIKIGRVMGPRWAACSLQAATAVWHAYPILYMHFSHSFCGLAKRLANINFLQDLALMIDILEEFSVLSTALQSRSTNIQKAQKLIKRTIRALENLKIGTGKYESQIEDLIKSDKFKDIPFNKNNKFNALPRNILLDNIIQHMNLRLLSDGNHESIFNYFDLLEPSTWPYEEITSPWIAGEKKLFHLCEILKCEVDLNDFREFVNNNIKSNNVSIPATIQKAKKIVSTIAINSAEAERGFHLMNIICTRVRNSLTIDHVSDLMTINLLGKELADWDATPFVKSWSNCNHRLATDTRVRQKSTKVFHENQLALWNLQ, encoded by the coding sequence ATGCCAAAACGACAGggtgattttttgcattttttaaatatgaagaaggtgaaaacagacacagaaaataatGAAGTGAGCAAAAATCATTGTGAATTGTCTAAGGCAAAGGAACCACATTTCGAGTATATTGAACCACCAATCATTGAAGAAAAGCCATCACGTTCatcaaaggaagaaatagataatcttGTGCTTCCAGATTGTTGGAATGAAAAACAAGCATTTATGTTTACAGAGCAATACAAATGGCTTGAAATAAAAGAAGGTAAATTAGGATGTAAGGATTGTTCAACAGTTCGGCATTTGGGATCGAAAGCAGAAAAGCATGTCCATGTGTCCAAGGAATGGATTGCATATTTAGTAACCCCTAATGGCAGTAATAAAACTACTAGGCAAGCTTCTCTACGAAAAAAAATTAGGGAACATGATGTTTCTAAAGCCCATGGTAAAATTCAGGATTTGTTAAAGGAATCAACAAATGATTCAATTTCTAATTTAGtgcataaacaaaataataaaaatattgatgctACTGTAAAAGTTTTCAATACTGTTTACAGTTTAGTAAAACATAATAGACCTTTATCTGATATTGAGGGGGCAATagaattacaggaaaaaaatggagaggTAAATTGTTTGAATACACGTTACAGTGCAACAAGAATAGCAGaacatattgcaaaagaaatgaagatgaagatatttaagaatattataGAAGAGAATGCCAAAATCTGTATCATAATTGATGAGGCATCTACAGTTTCAAAGAAAAGCACCCTAGTGATTTATCTCCAGTGCACAATTCAGTCAGCTCCTGCACCTATTATGTTATTTGTGGCTTTAAAAGAATTGGTGTCAACTACAGCAGAGTATATTTTCAATACATTATTGACTACTTTAAATGATTGTGGTTTTACAAATGAATATTTGAAAGCAAATTTAATTGCATTTTGTTCTGATGGTGCTAATACAATCCTGGGAAGAAAGTCTGGAGTAGCTACAAAATTGTTAGAAAATTTTCCTGAAATCATCATTTGGAACTGTTTAAATCATCGATTACAATTGTCACTTGATGATTCtatatctgaaataaaacaaattaatcatttaaaaatatttcttgataaaatttattctatttatcaTCAACCTAATAAAAATCAAACCAACCCTCTAGGAACTGTAGCTAAAGAACTTGAaactgaaattattaaaattggtCGGGTAATGGGACCAAGATGGGCAGCATGTAGTTTACAAGCTGCTACTGCTGTATGGCATGCATATCctatattatatatgcatttttctcattctttctgtgGTTTGGCAAAGAGATTAGCTAACATTAATTTCTTACAAGACCTTGCTTTAATGATTGACATTCTTGAAGAATTTTCAGTACTTTCAACTGCATTACAGTCAAGATCAACTAATATTCAGAAAGCACAAAAATTGATCAAACGTACCATAAGAgctttggaaaatttaaaaattggtactGGAAAGTATGAATCTCAAATTGAAGATTTGATCAAGTCAGATAAGTTTAAAGATATtccatttaataaaaacaataaatttaatgCTCTTCCTAGGAATATATTACTAGACAATATAATTCAGCACATGAACCTACGCCTTTTATCTGACGGAAACcatgaaagtatttttaattactttgatTTGCTAGAACCTTCTACATGGCCTTATGAAGAAATAACTTCACCATGGATAGCtggtgaaaaaaaattatttcatttgtgtgaaattttaaaatgtgaagttgATTTGAATGATTTTCGGgaatttgtaaataataatataaaatcaaaCAATGTTTCAATTCCTGCAACTAtacaaaaagctaaaaagataGTTAGCACCATTGCAATCAATAGTGCTGAAGCTGAAAGGGGTTTCCATTTAATGAACATAATTTGTACAAGGGTGAGAAATAGTTTGACAATAGATCATGTGTCAGATTTAATGACAATAAATTTATTGGGGAAAGAACTAGCAGATTGGGATGCAACACCATTTGTAAAATCCTGGTCAAATTGCAACCACAGGTTGGCTACAGATACAAGAGTTCGGCAAAAGTCAACAAAAGTCTTCCATGAGAATCAATTGGCTTTATGGAACTTACAATAG